The genomic segment GCGGAGCGGCCGGACCGGGTGACCATCACGCTGCCGAAGGGCGAGCAGCCGGAGTTCGGGATTTCCCATTGGGATCAGGGCGATGGGTGGTGCGAGGCGGGTGTGGTCAAGGATGCGGGCGACGACCCGGACGTGACGCATGGTGCGCTGGTGAAGGCGCGTGTGTCGGCGTCTGAGGGGGGCGTGGTGTTTGCCGCAGGAGAAGGGGTTGGGACCGTGACCATGCCGGGCCTGCCCATTCCGCCGGGGGAGCCGGCGATCAACCCGGTGCCGCGCCGGATGATGGAAGACGCGGTGGGCGAGGTGGCGGCCGAGTTCGGGAAGGCGCCGGATATCCGGATCGAGGTGTCGATCCCCGGGGGCGCGGCCTTGGCGCAGAAGACGTGGAACCCGAGGCTGGGGGTGAAGGGCGGTTTGTCGATCCTGGGGACGACGGGGATCGTGCGGCCGTATTCCTGTGCCGCCTGGATCGCCTCGATTCACCGGGGGATTGATGTTGCCTGTGCGCAGGGGCTGGAACATGTGGCGGGCTGTACGGGTGCAAGCAGTGAAAGGGCGGTTCAGGCACTCTACGGCCTGCCGGATCATGCGATGCTGGACATGGGGGATTTTGCCGGGGGCATGTTGAAATACCTGGCGAAACATCCGGTGCCGCGGGTGACCGTAGGCGGCGGGATCGGCAAGATGACCAAGTTGGCGCAGGGGGCGCGGGACTTGCATTCGGGGCGCAGTCAGGTGGATTTCCGAAAGCTGGCCGAGGTGCTTGGGGATGAGGATGTGGCTTACATGAATACGGCCCTTCAGGTGTTTGAAAATACGGGTGAAAAATACGCTGAATGGGTGGCGGAAACGGCCTTGGACCAAGTGCGGGCGATGCTGCCGGAGGGGGTTCGGGCCGATACGGTGGTGACCGATCGCCAAGGCGCGATACTGGCGAGGGCCGGGGTATGAAACTGTTGCTTCTGGCGGGCACGGGCGAGGCGCAGCAGGTGGCCAAGGCATTGGTGGAAAGGGATATTCCGGCGGTGGCGTCGCTGGCCGGGGCGACGCGGGCGCCGAAGCCGACGGGGTTGCCAACCCGGATCGGCGGGTTCGGGGGCGAGGAGGGGTTTGCCGCGTTCCTGGAGGCCGAGGGGATCACGGCGGTGCTGGATGCGACGCACCCCTATGCACATCGGATATCGGAACGCACGGCGCGGATTTGCAAAGAAAAATCAGTGCCTTACTGTCAAATCCTCAGACCGGAATGGATCCCGGGGCCAAAGGACCGGTGGACACAGGTTCAGCGCGAGGAGGACGTGGCAGCGCTGGTGCCGGAGGGTGCGACTGTATTCCTGGCGACCGGGCGGCAGACGCTGGACCGGTTTGCCAACATGGGCCATGCGCAGCTGATCTGTCGCCAGATCGACCCGCCGGACCGCCCATTTCCATTCGTTAACGGAAGGTTTCTTGTGGGGCGTCCGCCTTTTTCGGTGGAGGAGGAGCGAAATCTGTTTCAAGAGCTCGGTGTCGACTGGCTGGTTGTTAAGAACGCGGGCGGGGCGGCGGCGATGTCGAAGCTGGTGGCGGCGCGGGAGTTGGGCTTGGACGTGGCGATGATTGTACGGCCGCCGCAGCCCGATGCGCTTAAGGTTGCGAGCGTTGCGGAGGCGCTGGACTGGGTGGAGGGCCTGTGACCGGGCGGATCATCGAGACGTCGGCGGATGTCGAGGAGGGTGCGGATTACCTCGAGCGCGTCTGCCCGCGGCTGGCGCATGCGCGGCAGCTGACGGGGCCGCTGCCGCTCAGGCGGAAGCCGGACGGGTTTGCCCAACTTTTGAGCGCCATCGTCAGCCAGCAGGTGAGCATCGCGTCGGCCGCGGCCATCTGGGGCCGGATGAAGGCTGCCGGGCTGACCGGGCCGCGCAAGATCATGTGGGCGAGCGACGACGATCTGCGGGCCGTGGGGCTGAGCCGGCAGAAGATCCGCTATGCCAGGGCGCTGGCGGAGGCGCGGATAGATTTCAAGGGGTTGCGGGGCAAACCTGATGCGGAGGTCGTGGCGACGCTGACCGAGGTGCCGGGCATCGGCGTGTGGACAGCGGAGATCTACGCGATGTTCAGCCTTGGCCGGGCGGACGTGTTCGCGCCCGGTGACCTGGCCCTGCAGGAGGCGGCGCGGGTGCTTTACGATCTGCCGGAGCGGCCGAAGGACCGGGAGTTGAGGGCGATGGCCGAGGCGTGGAGCCCGTGGAGATCGGTTGCGGCGCGGCTTTTGTGGGCCTACTACCGGGTGGACAAACAAAGGGAAGGGATCAGATGACGCGCGTTCTGAAAGCGGGCCGGACGGAGCCGCAATCCGGTGAGACACGGTCGATCGTGGTGTTCCTGCACGGCTATGGTGCGAACGGGGCGGATCTGCTGGGGCTGGCCGACGTGCTGGGCGAGCATCTGCCCGATACGCTGTTCGTGGCGCCGGATGCGCCGGAAGTGATCCCGATGATGCCGACGGGGCTGCAATGGTTCCCGATCCCGTGGATCGACGGCTCGTCCGAGGAAGAGGCCGAGCGCGGGCTTATGGCCGCGGCGGAGGATCTGAACGCCTTTCTCGATGCGCTGATGGTGGACGAGGATGTTCTGCCGGAACAGGTTGTTTTGTTTGGGTTTTCCCAAGGGACGATGATGGCACTGCATGTTGCGCCGCGGCGCGAGGATTCGGTGGCGGGCGTGGTGGCCTTTTCGGGGCGGCTGTTGTCGCCGGACCTGTTGAAGGACGAGGTGGTGAGCCGGCCGCCGGTGCTTCTGGTGCATGGGGACCAGGATGACGTGGTGCCGCCGCAATCGCTTCCCGAGGCCGCCGAGGCGCTTCAGGCGGCGGGGTGGAAGGACGTCTATGCCCATGTGATGAAGGGCACGGCGCACGGGATCGCGCCCGATGGGCTGTCGGTGGCGCTGGCCTTCATGCGCGACAAGCTGGGGCTTTAAAACCAGGTTAATTTCCGGCCGGACAGGGCCCCAAAGGTGTTGCGCGGCCCGGATGAATTAATTTCGGTAAACGGCTGAAATGGCCGGAAATCCAACGTCGGTATAACGTCGGTATTTTGTCGGTATGCCATCGGTGCGGGGGAATGGCCGATGGGATGCGGGCGGAAGGTTAAGGCGCGGTCTGGCCTTTTCGGCGCGCGCGGTTGGTACGCGGCGAACCGTCTTGGCTGTTGACTGTTTTTCGCGGCGGGCCCACGCTCGGAGCAAGGACGCTCTGACAGGAGGATTGCCGTTTGCCGATGAAATTGCCTCGCCTCTTCTTTGTCGCCACGATGGCCGCCGCGATGACGGCCTCGGTGCCTGCCAACGCGGCGGACAGCGCGGATATCCCGGGCTGGCTGCAAAAGCATGTCGGGACAGGATATGGCCAGATTGCCCCGGTGGTGCTGGAACGGGCCCGGGCGCTTTACCAGCAGAAGGTCAAGGCGGGTGAGATCAGCAACCCCTGCTATTTCGCCAAGGATGTGACCCGGCCAAGCGGGACGAACGGTGTGGCGACGCCGCGCTTCTACGTGATCTGCGAGGAAGAGAAGTCGTTTCAGGCGGTGTCGTCGGGCTATGGCAACGGGCGGAACCTGAAGAAGGCGGATTTCTCGAACGGGCGGCAATGCGCGCAGAATTTCAGCAATGCGGAAGGGTCGAAGCTGACCATGGGCGGGCCCTATGTGACGGCGGAGACGAAGACCTCGTTCAAGGGTTATTACGAGCAGGGGGGCAAGAAGACGCCGTTCTATCGGTCGTTCCTGCAATACGACGGCGAGGGCGAGACCGAGAATGCGCGAGAGCGGGAGATCGGCGGGCACGAGGCGCGGTTCCTGAAGTGGCAATGCCGGTTCACGAAAGAGGACAGCCCCCATGCCGACGAGGAGGGCTATGTGCCCTTCGGCACGCTGGTGAACTATACCGGCGGGCGGAGCAATGGCTGCACGACATGGTCACCATCCGAGACCGAGGAGGTTCTGCCGCTGGCGGACGGGAAGCCGACGACGCTGTATGTCTATCCGGAGTCGCGGGATATCGACGCCGTGGCGAATGCGGTGACGGCGGGGACGTCGCTGTCGAAGGCGGGTGTTTACTGGAACGCGGAGTGCCTGAAGGCGATTGGCAAGCCGAAGTTCTGGCCCAAGAGCCAGTTGCAGCCGATCATCGACGATTGGCGGGAGTCCTTGCCGGAAATGGCGCCCTATGTGCTGCCGATCTGCAAGTGAGGGGTGAGGGGGCTGTGGGGCTGAGCGGCGCAGATTGACGGAGCGCCCACGCAGCGACCCAGGCCGCGGCTGGAAGCGGGGCGGGCCGCGCCCACCTGCGGTTGGGCGCGGCCCGGCTTTTACCCCAGCTTGCGGAGCCGCTTGAAGAGGCTCGAGGTGTCCCAGCGGCCGCCGCCCATCTTCTGGACGTCCTTGTAATACTGGTCGACCAGCGCCGTGACGGGCAGGGATGCGCCGTTTTCATTGGCGGTGTCGAGGCAGATGCCGAGATCCTTGCGCATCCAGTCGACCGCGAAGCCGTGGTCGAACTTGTCGTCGAGCATGGTCTCGTAGCGGTTGGCCATCTGCCAGGAGCCGGCGGCGCCCTGGCTGATCACCTCGACCACGGAGCGGCCGTCGAGGCCGGCCTTCTCGGCGAAATGGAGGGCTTCGGAGAGGCCCTGCACGAGGCCGGCGATGGCGATCTGGTTGGCCATCTTGGTCATCTGCCCGGCGCCCGAGCCGCCGATTCGGCGGCAGAGCTTGGCGTAGGTGTTCATGACCGGCTCGGCGGCGGCATAGATGTCTTCGTCGCCGCCGCACATGATCGAGAGCTGGCCGTTCTCGGCGCCCGCCTGGCCGCCGGAGATGGGGGCGTCGACATAGCCGAGACCCGCCTCTTTCGCGGCGGCGTAGAGTTCCTCGGTGACCTTGGCCGACACGGTGGTGTGGTCGACGAAGGTGGCACCCGTCTTCATGCCGGCAAAGGCGCCGTCGTCGCCCAGGCAGACGCTGCGCAGGTCGTCATCGTTGCCCACGCAGGACATGACGAAATCGGCGCCGTCGGCGGCCTCGCGAGGGGTGGGGGCGTGGGTGCCGCCGTGCTGATCCACCCATTTCTCGGCTTTCGCGGTGGTGCGGTTGTAGACACAGACCTCGTGGCCCGCCGCCTGCAGATGCCCCGCCATCGGGTAGCCCATCACGCCAAGGCCCAGGAATGCCAGTTTTGTCATCGTCTCTTCACCTCCCATTGTCTCGCCCCGAATTTCTGACTATCCCGGCCCGAGATGCAAGGAGAAACCGGGCGGCATGGCGCAGGTCTTCAAATGGCTTTTTCGGATTGCCGGGGCGATGGTGGTGCTGGCCGTGCTGGGTGTCACGGTCGTCTATTTCCTGCTGTCCCGGTCATTGCCGGAGTATGACAAGACGCTGGCGGTGAACGGGCTGTCCAGCAAGGTCGAGATCGTGCGCGACCATTCCAACGTGCCGCATGTGTTCGGGGGCACCGACCTCGATACGTTCTTCGGGCTGGGCTATGCCCATGCGCAGGACCGGCTGTGGCAGATGGTGATGCTGCGGCGCACGGTGCAGGGGCGGCTGTCGGAGGTGTTCGGCACGCAGACCGTCGAGATCGACAAGGTGCTGCGGCGGTTCGACCTGTACGGGCAGGCGCGGGATTCGGTTTCGGTGCAGGATGCGTGGACGCAGGAGGCGCTCAGGGCCTATTCGCGGGGGGTCAACGCGCGGCTGAACGAGATCAACGAGGAGGCGCGGGGGCGCGGGGCGCCGGAGATGTTCCTGTTCGATTTCCCGATTTCGCCGTGGCAGCCCGCCGATTCGATCGCCATCGTGAAGCTTCTGTCGGTGCAGCTGTCGGCGCATCTGCAGGAGGAGGTGCTTTTTGCGCGGACCTCGATGGCGCTGGGGGATGACGGTCTGATGGAGGATATCATGCCGCTGGCGCCGGGCAGCGGGATCGCGGCGCTGCCGGATTATGCCTCGCTGTTCCCGGAGCTGAAGGACCACGCGCCGCGCTATGCGAAATCGGATATCACCGCCAATCCGCTGTCGCCGTTCCATGACCGGGCCTTTGCGGGGGCGTCGAACGCCTGGGCCGCCGCGCCGTCGCGCTCGGCCGCGGGCGGCACGCTTCTGGCCAATGACCCGCATCTGGAACTGACGGCGCCGGCGATCTGGTACCTGGCGCGGATCGAGCTGTCGACCGGCGGCGTGATCGGCGGGACGATCCCCGGCGTGCCGGTGGTGATGACGGGCCGGAGCGAGAAGCTGGGCTGGGGGGTCACGTCATCCTACATGGACGATCAGGACGTCTATATCGAGCGGCTGAACCCCGACAACCCGGGCGAATACCTGACGCCCGACGGCTACAAGGATTTCCGCACCGAGAGCACGATCATCGAGATCAAGGACATGGACCCGATCACCCTGACGCTGAGGTGGACGGATAACGGCCCGGTCATGCCCGGCACCCATTACGACCTGGCCGAGGTGACCCCGCCGGGGCATGTGGCCTCGGTCGCGTGGACGGCGCT from the Roseovarius indicus genome contains:
- a CDS encoding cobalt-precorrin-5B (C(1))-methyltransferase, whose amino-acid sequence is MARKPDRPLRRGWTTGACATAATRAALLGLWGAERPDRVTITLPKGEQPEFGISHWDQGDGWCEAGVVKDAGDDPDVTHGALVKARVSASEGGVVFAAGEGVGTVTMPGLPIPPGEPAINPVPRRMMEDAVGEVAAEFGKAPDIRIEVSIPGGAALAQKTWNPRLGVKGGLSILGTTGIVRPYSCAAWIASIHRGIDVACAQGLEHVAGCTGASSERAVQALYGLPDHAMLDMGDFAGGMLKYLAKHPVPRVTVGGGIGKMTKLAQGARDLHSGRSQVDFRKLAEVLGDEDVAYMNTALQVFENTGEKYAEWVAETALDQVRAMLPEGVRADTVVTDRQGAILARAGV
- a CDS encoding cobalt-precorrin-6A reductase, whose translation is MKLLLLAGTGEAQQVAKALVERDIPAVASLAGATRAPKPTGLPTRIGGFGGEEGFAAFLEAEGITAVLDATHPYAHRISERTARICKEKSVPYCQILRPEWIPGPKDRWTQVQREEDVAALVPEGATVFLATGRQTLDRFANMGHAQLICRQIDPPDRPFPFVNGRFLVGRPPFSVEEERNLFQELGVDWLVVKNAGGAAAMSKLVAARELGLDVAMIVRPPQPDALKVASVAEALDWVEGL
- a CDS encoding DNA-3-methyladenine glycosylase family protein produces the protein MTGRIIETSADVEEGADYLERVCPRLAHARQLTGPLPLRRKPDGFAQLLSAIVSQQVSIASAAAIWGRMKAAGLTGPRKIMWASDDDLRAVGLSRQKIRYARALAEARIDFKGLRGKPDAEVVATLTEVPGIGVWTAEIYAMFSLGRADVFAPGDLALQEAARVLYDLPERPKDRELRAMAEAWSPWRSVAARLLWAYYRVDKQREGIR
- a CDS encoding alpha/beta hydrolase; protein product: MTRVLKAGRTEPQSGETRSIVVFLHGYGANGADLLGLADVLGEHLPDTLFVAPDAPEVIPMMPTGLQWFPIPWIDGSSEEEAERGLMAAAEDLNAFLDALMVDEDVLPEQVVLFGFSQGTMMALHVAPRREDSVAGVVAFSGRLLSPDLLKDEVVSRPPVLLVHGDQDDVVPPQSLPEAAEALQAAGWKDVYAHVMKGTAHGIAPDGLSVALAFMRDKLGL
- a CDS encoding murein L,D-transpeptidase catalytic domain family protein produces the protein MKLPRLFFVATMAAAMTASVPANAADSADIPGWLQKHVGTGYGQIAPVVLERARALYQQKVKAGEISNPCYFAKDVTRPSGTNGVATPRFYVICEEEKSFQAVSSGYGNGRNLKKADFSNGRQCAQNFSNAEGSKLTMGGPYVTAETKTSFKGYYEQGGKKTPFYRSFLQYDGEGETENAREREIGGHEARFLKWQCRFTKEDSPHADEEGYVPFGTLVNYTGGRSNGCTTWSPSETEEVLPLADGKPTTLYVYPESRDIDAVANAVTAGTSLSKAGVYWNAECLKAIGKPKFWPKSQLQPIIDDWRESLPEMAPYVLPICK
- a CDS encoding NAD(P)-dependent oxidoreductase — its product is MTKLAFLGLGVMGYPMAGHLQAAGHEVCVYNRTTAKAEKWVDQHGGTHAPTPREAADGADFVMSCVGNDDDLRSVCLGDDGAFAGMKTGATFVDHTTVSAKVTEELYAAAKEAGLGYVDAPISGGQAGAENGQLSIMCGGDEDIYAAAEPVMNTYAKLCRRIGGSGAGQMTKMANQIAIAGLVQGLSEALHFAEKAGLDGRSVVEVISQGAAGSWQMANRYETMLDDKFDHGFAVDWMRKDLGICLDTANENGASLPVTALVDQYYKDVQKMGGGRWDTSSLFKRLRKLG
- a CDS encoding penicillin acylase family protein translates to MAQVFKWLFRIAGAMVVLAVLGVTVVYFLLSRSLPEYDKTLAVNGLSSKVEIVRDHSNVPHVFGGTDLDTFFGLGYAHAQDRLWQMVMLRRTVQGRLSEVFGTQTVEIDKVLRRFDLYGQARDSVSVQDAWTQEALRAYSRGVNARLNEINEEARGRGAPEMFLFDFPISPWQPADSIAIVKLLSVQLSAHLQEEVLFARTSMALGDDGLMEDIMPLAPGSGIAALPDYASLFPELKDHAPRYAKSDITANPLSPFHDRAFAGASNAWAAAPSRSAAGGTLLANDPHLELTAPAIWYLARIELSTGGVIGGTIPGVPVVMTGRSEKLGWGVTSSYMDDQDVYIERLNPDNPGEYLTPDGYKDFRTESTIIEIKDMDPITLTLRWTDNGPVMPGTHYDLAEVTPPGHVASVAWTALSGADTTMTAAMRLMQSQNVDEALEAGRFYVAPSQNLMLADDETIAMKMIGAMPRRNAGHETKGRMPSRGWVEANRWPAMTPYSANPEFVAPIGGVLGNTNNKTVDRPFPSHVSFKWGDTQRIHRWQRLMQSREVHTRDSFIEAQLDTVSFTARSLLPLIGRDLWFTGEAAPDGTPERQRQRALDLLSNWNGEMNEHLPEPLIYAAWLRALMTRLIQDELGPLATEFTHPDPVFIERVYRDIDGASEWCDIKQSTQEETCTDIARLALDDALVWIDDNYGTALESLRWGDAHQATHDHQVLGDVPLLRYFVNIRQSTSGGDNTLLRGRTSGEGPDPFQNVHGAAFRGVYDFADPDSSVFIISTGQSGHFLSRHYDDLSQLWRRGEYIPMSLDPALARAAAVGVTMLVPR